In Prunus dulcis chromosome 1, ALMONDv2, whole genome shotgun sequence, the following are encoded in one genomic region:
- the LOC117628498 gene encoding protein WVD2-like 7 isoform X1 translates to MGESIVDFANDADEVGEAAASNSSNPALEVSVSFGRFENDSLSWEKWSTFSPNKYLEEVEKCATPGSVAQKRAYFEAHYKKIAARKAEELLEQEKQMQDDPFRSDDQKGGDQIDCGTHFEIDLTNSQSTAQANYQETNFDNDTFSTHVDDLKEDDVITIECQSSLTEGEKEETDSVTASPNLNNPEELVLEKEAENVPAVSQGIQEIPKSLDNQMEKAPEVKEEKPRLHLQKGSQKVTTGVSKERNVANVKKKPIPQITKTPQKSTPRVSKPISTSTPRVSKPISTSTPRVSKPISTSTPRASKSISTSIATPAPRSSVKKGNTSSLPRSKNPSIEDTKKVPPKSLHMSPSLDPAKSDSASPTTARKSFIMENMGDKDIVRRAFKTFQNNYNQPKSSSEEKSSTPTQQLSTKGKESRVSTSVLLPKENGGSLGKGTPKAAPSSFGLRNDDRTDKRKEAKSNPKEAERLHFQPKSKGQNEAEINKLRHSLNFKTTPTPGSYRGQKMSKSTSEKESSKNETHR, encoded by the exons ATGGGTGAATCAATAGTAGATTTCGCAAATGATGCTGATGAG GTGGGAGAGGCAGCTGCTTCAAATTCTTCAAATCCTGCTCTGGAAGTGTCGGTTTCGTTCGGTAGGTTTGAGAATGATTCACTGTCTTGGGAGAAGTGGTCGACATTCTCACCAAACAAGTACTTGGAAGAAGTTGAGAAGTGTGCTACGCCTGGTTCAGTGGCTCAGAAAAGGGCCTATTTTGAAGCCCATTACAAGAAGATAGCTGCTAGGAAAGCTGAGGAGCTTCTGGAGCAAGAGAAGCAAATGCAAGATGATCCCTTTAGGTCAGATGATCAGAAGGGTGGAGATCAGATCGATTGCGGGACacattttgaaattgatttaACTAACAGTCAAAGTACTGCCCAAGCAAATTATCAAGAAACCAATTTTGACAATGATACATTTAGTACTCATGTGGATGATCTCAAGGAGGATGATGTTATCACCATAGAATGTCAAAGCTCATTGACagagggagagaaagaagaaactgaTAGTGTTACGGCTAGTCCCAACTTGAACAATCCGGAGGAACTTGTTTTGGAGAAAGAAGCAGAGAATGTCCCTGCTGTGTCTCAAGGGATACAGGAAATTCCAAAGAGTTTGGACAATCAAATGGAAAAGGCTCCAGAAGTTAAAGAGGAAAAACCAAGATTGCATCTTCAGAAGGGATCTCAGAAG GTTACTACTGGAGTGAGCAAGGAGAGAAATGTGGCAAATGTTAAGAAGAAACCAATTCCACAAATAACTAAAACACCACAGAAATCCACCCCTAGAGTGTCAAAGCCTATATCAACTTCCACCCCTAGAGTGTCAAAGCCTATATCAACTTCCACTCCTAGAGTGTCAAAGCCTATATCTACTTCCACCCCCAGAGCGTCAAAGTCTATATCAACTTCTATTGCAACACCTGCACCACGATCCTCAGTAAAAAAGGGCAACACTTCATCTTTACCTAGGAGCAAAAATCCTTCCATTGAGGACACCAAGAAAGTTCCTCCCAAGTCTTTGCACATGTCACCTAGTTTGGATCCCGCAAAGTCTGATTCAGCTTCACCGACAACCGCCAGAAAATCTTTCATTATGGAGAATATGGGAGATAAGGACATTGTCAGACGAGCATTTAAGACATTTCAAAACAATTACAACCAACCGAAATCCTCCAGTGAAGAGAAATCTTCAACACCAACGCAG CAGCTCTCTACAAAGGGGAAAGAATCAAGGGTTTCCACTTCAGTGCTCCTGCCAAAAGAGAATGGAGG GTCTCTAGGAAAAGGAACACCTAAGGCTGCTCCATCATCTTTTGGTTTGAGAAATGATGATAGAACAGATAAAAGAAAGGAGGCAAAATCCAATCCCAAAGAGGCAGAGAGATTGCACTTCCAACCAAAGTCAAAG GGTCAAAACGAAGCAGAGATAAACAAGCTGAGACATAGTCTTAATTTTAAGACTACTCCCACGCCAGGCTCTTACCGCGGacaaaaaatgtcaaaaagTACTTCAGAAAAG GAAAGTTCCAAGAATGAAACCCATCGGTGA
- the LOC117628498 gene encoding protein WVD2-like 7 isoform X2, producing the protein MGESIVDFANDADEVGEAAASNSSNPALEVSVSFGRFENDSLSWEKWSTFSPNKYLEEVEKCATPGSVAQKRAYFEAHYKKIAARKAEELLEQEKQMQDDPFRSDDQKGGDQIDCGTHFEIDLTNSQSTAQANYQETNFDNDTFSTHVDDLKEDDVITIECQSSLTEGEKEETDSVTASPNLNNPEELVLEKEAENVPAVSQGIQEIPKSLDNQMEKAPEVKEEKPRLHLQKGSQKVTTGVSKERNVANVKKKPIPQITKTPQKSTPRVSKPISTSTPRVSKPISTSTPRVSKPISTSTPRASKSISTSIATPAPRSSVKKGNTSSLPRSKNPSIEDTKKVPPKSLHMSPSLDPAKSDSASPTTARKSFIMENMGDKDIVRRAFKTFQNNYNQPKSSSEEKSSTPTQLSTKGKESRVSTSVLLPKENGGSLGKGTPKAAPSSFGLRNDDRTDKRKEAKSNPKEAERLHFQPKSKGQNEAEINKLRHSLNFKTTPTPGSYRGQKMSKSTSEKESSKNETHR; encoded by the exons ATGGGTGAATCAATAGTAGATTTCGCAAATGATGCTGATGAG GTGGGAGAGGCAGCTGCTTCAAATTCTTCAAATCCTGCTCTGGAAGTGTCGGTTTCGTTCGGTAGGTTTGAGAATGATTCACTGTCTTGGGAGAAGTGGTCGACATTCTCACCAAACAAGTACTTGGAAGAAGTTGAGAAGTGTGCTACGCCTGGTTCAGTGGCTCAGAAAAGGGCCTATTTTGAAGCCCATTACAAGAAGATAGCTGCTAGGAAAGCTGAGGAGCTTCTGGAGCAAGAGAAGCAAATGCAAGATGATCCCTTTAGGTCAGATGATCAGAAGGGTGGAGATCAGATCGATTGCGGGACacattttgaaattgatttaACTAACAGTCAAAGTACTGCCCAAGCAAATTATCAAGAAACCAATTTTGACAATGATACATTTAGTACTCATGTGGATGATCTCAAGGAGGATGATGTTATCACCATAGAATGTCAAAGCTCATTGACagagggagagaaagaagaaactgaTAGTGTTACGGCTAGTCCCAACTTGAACAATCCGGAGGAACTTGTTTTGGAGAAAGAAGCAGAGAATGTCCCTGCTGTGTCTCAAGGGATACAGGAAATTCCAAAGAGTTTGGACAATCAAATGGAAAAGGCTCCAGAAGTTAAAGAGGAAAAACCAAGATTGCATCTTCAGAAGGGATCTCAGAAG GTTACTACTGGAGTGAGCAAGGAGAGAAATGTGGCAAATGTTAAGAAGAAACCAATTCCACAAATAACTAAAACACCACAGAAATCCACCCCTAGAGTGTCAAAGCCTATATCAACTTCCACCCCTAGAGTGTCAAAGCCTATATCAACTTCCACTCCTAGAGTGTCAAAGCCTATATCTACTTCCACCCCCAGAGCGTCAAAGTCTATATCAACTTCTATTGCAACACCTGCACCACGATCCTCAGTAAAAAAGGGCAACACTTCATCTTTACCTAGGAGCAAAAATCCTTCCATTGAGGACACCAAGAAAGTTCCTCCCAAGTCTTTGCACATGTCACCTAGTTTGGATCCCGCAAAGTCTGATTCAGCTTCACCGACAACCGCCAGAAAATCTTTCATTATGGAGAATATGGGAGATAAGGACATTGTCAGACGAGCATTTAAGACATTTCAAAACAATTACAACCAACCGAAATCCTCCAGTGAAGAGAAATCTTCAACACCAACGCAG CTCTCTACAAAGGGGAAAGAATCAAGGGTTTCCACTTCAGTGCTCCTGCCAAAAGAGAATGGAGG GTCTCTAGGAAAAGGAACACCTAAGGCTGCTCCATCATCTTTTGGTTTGAGAAATGATGATAGAACAGATAAAAGAAAGGAGGCAAAATCCAATCCCAAAGAGGCAGAGAGATTGCACTTCCAACCAAAGTCAAAG GGTCAAAACGAAGCAGAGATAAACAAGCTGAGACATAGTCTTAATTTTAAGACTACTCCCACGCCAGGCTCTTACCGCGGacaaaaaatgtcaaaaagTACTTCAGAAAAG GAAAGTTCCAAGAATGAAACCCATCGGTGA